The following coding sequences lie in one Pararge aegeria chromosome 25, ilParAegt1.1, whole genome shotgun sequence genomic window:
- the LOC120634906 gene encoding protein lines gives MVLRGQVCFPTSDEGMASDQPVKKKQRIDGPDIDDGSDRSAEDILTDIYDSETPPADTSGDYTSRNGESPDSGTVSEDAVDCSTILRLPSDANVDIIPSCSTNIPHWTVADDKLLTELRIIQTALVGQCLCGFNENVVSQLFDRRLHIASWPLTCSLTYLSTMQLMFDIYLKQNHTGTICSRLMYTCDIFVRNRHDWITEVVELSEHKSKFMTFVACRVLASFLIVSKDTVDENWLQQITENIYLFDRINRITIQKINFSLDIIKRIVEWKDVEQHPLEENSYVNTTGSVQVQEDNPFRSSSSSSCNAQTPSSSSSRSDNLHSAFSNLQTHSSPSTSSGDKSSSKPVQFKLNEPVLKFPAEAASGMEESVSPEPPPSRIERVNEHGCITVVLTDSESFDTSHIKCLTIKTLEHHWPILVKNMKLLLLRYLNLSNAENCILTFFSLWENIISVKANLSVIDTKPFYADLQGFVDLLRNTMLPSLIYTHLLSLFNEVLCYGSTLALQDILPEEICCLAHSIVRYVKDFRLLSEVRVQSSRSGFSFLGHNCTVLRDYTLATEVAPLSSSIQLVDQSYGEDENDDSSQSRNDIDKTMLQQMSLLVLKSVAVTVKEMRCDSSDSSIDSSDYNAIQDMQIVERSIRDVLKKLDVFIRNCFEFHPETQFTKMLIHLFSEQDDYLIESMVCTLDITVGIVYRNSMYPDLIPMLNPILSFIEFLKVVSHDSDVLLDYLVSNETCFLLYLLRFLKYVRRNWSKFLETCQQADSGGTRGLDDTMRVLIRLRLQISRLVSRSLFPYNISPVLRLLEVCESLYEGNEFS, from the coding sequence ATGGTTTTAAGAGGGCAGGTTTGTTTTCCAACATCAGATGAAGGAATGGCTTCAGATCAACCCGTTAAGAAGAAACAGAGGATAGATGGGCCCGATATCGACGATGGAAGTGACAGGTCTGCTGAGGATATCCTCACGGATATTTACGACTCGGAGACTCCTCCGGCGGATACGTCAGGGGACTACACATCGAGGAATGGAGAATCACCTGATAGTGGTACCGTAAGTGAAGACGCTGTCGATTGTTCCACCATTCTAAGGCTCCCTAGTGATGCAAACGTTGACATTATCCCCTCCTGTTCTACAAACATCCCACACTGGACGGTTGCTGATGACAAACTCCTCACCGAGCTGCGAATAATCCAAACTGCCTTAGTTGGTCAGTGCTTGTGTGGTTTTAATGAGAATGTTGTCTCACAACTCTTTGATCGACGGCTGCATATAGCATCATGGCCACTGACTTGTTCTCTTACATATCTATCTACTATGCAGCTtatgtttgatatatatttaaaacagaaCCACACAGGCACTATTTGCTCCAGATTGATGTACACATGTGATATATTTGTCAGGAACAGGCACGACTGGATAACAGAGGTTGTGGAACTATCTGAGCACAAGAGTAAATTTATGACGTTTGTCGCTTGCAGGGTATTAGctagttttttaattgtttcaaaaGATACAGTTGATGAAAATTGGTTGCAACAGATCACAGAGAACATATATTTGTTTGATAGGATAAACAGGATAACTATTCAGAAGATTAACTTCAGTTTAGACATAATTAAAAGGATAGTCGAGTGGAAAGATGTTGAACAGCATCCTTTAGAGGAGAATAGTTATGTAAATACAACAGGAAGTGTACAAGTTCAGGAAGACAATCCCTTTAGAAGTAGTAGCAGTAGTAGTTGTAATGCACAAACACCAAGTAGTTCTAGTTCTCGTAGTGATAATTTACATAGTGCCTTTTCTAATTTGCAAACGCATAGTTCACCCTCAACATCATCAGGCGATAAATCTAGCAGTAAACCTGTACAGTTTAAGCTTAACGAGCCAGTCTTGAAGTTTCCTGCTGAGGCAGCTAGTGGTATGGAGGAGTCTGTGTCACCAGAACCGCCTCCGTCAAGGATAGAAAGGGTCAATGAACATGGCTGCATAACTGTAGTATTAACTGACTCTGAATCTTTTGACACATCTCATATAAAGTGCTTAACAATAAAGACTCTAGAGCATCACTGGCCAATATTGGTCAAAAACATGAAGCTTCTGCTACTAAGGTACCTGAATTTATCTAATGCTGAAAATTGTATATTAACTTTTTTCTCCCTATGGGAGAACATAATTAGTGTGAAGGCGAATCTCTCAGTAATAGATACCAAACCATTTTATGCTGATTTGCAGGGTTTTGTAGACCTATTAAGGAACACAATGCTGCCAAGTTTAATTTACACTCATTTGCTTAGTTTGTTTAATGAAGTACTTTGTTATGGATCAACATTGGCCCTGCAAGACATATTGCCTGAAGAAATATGTTGTCTCGCTCACTCTATTGTAAGATATGTAAAAGACTTCAGGCTTTTAAGTGAGGTCAGAGTGCAGAGTAGCAGAAGTGGCTTTAGCTTCTTGGGCCACAACTGCACAGTACTGAGAGATTATACATTAGCGACAGAAGTTGCTCCATTATCGTCTTCCATTCAGTTGGTAGACCAGAGTTATGGGGAAGATGAGAATGATGATTCATCTCAATCGAGGAACGATATAGACAAGACAATGTTGCAACAAATGTCTCTGTTAGTACTGAAGTCTGTAGCTGTTACAGTTAAAGAAATGCGTTGCGATTCCTCAGACAGTTCGATAGATTCGTCCGATTATAATGCTATACAGGATATGCAGATTGTAGAAAGATCTATTCGTGATGTTTTGAAAAAGCTTGACGTTTTTATCCGTAACTGTTTTGAATTTCATCCGGAGACACAATTTACAAAAATGCTTATACACTTATTTAGCGAGCAGGATGATTATTTGATTGAATCTATGGTTTGTACATTGGATATCACTGTGGGTATAGTGTACAGGAATTCTATGTATCCTGATTTGATACCAATGTTGAATCCTATATTGTCGTTTATAGAGTTTCTTAAAGTTGTTTCGCATGATAGTGACGTTTTGTTGGATTATCTTGTCAGTAATGAGACATGCTTCCTGTTGTATTTGCTTCGTTTTTTGAAGTATGTCAGAAGGAATTGGTCGAAGTTTCTCGAGACATGCCAGCAAGCAGACTCTGGTGGTACCAGAGGGTTAGACGATACAATGAGGGTGCTCATAAGGCTACGCTTACAAATTAGTAGATTAGTGTCTAGATCGTTATTCCCATATAACATAAGCCCTGTATTGAGGTTGTTAGAAGTTTGCGAGAGTCTCTACGAAGGCAATGAGTTTAGCTGA